In Streptomyces nojiriensis, the sequence AGCCAGGGGGAGACTCCGGGCACGGTGTGCGAAGCGCGAACGGCGGTGCTGGAGGTCATCTGCCAAGTCCTTTTCGGAGACTGCCGGTTGATGACTCAAGCCTGGTCGGACGAGGTCTTCGGAACCATCCGCCGATCAGCAGGCCGGCTGTCCCGCGGCGTCGGTGCCGCTCTGCCGATCGGCAGATGGCCGCACTCCGGGGTGCGCTCGTAGGGTCGGTTCATGACCGTCAGACTTCGTGCCGCGTATGCCCCGTTGCTCGCCCTTGCCGGCGTCGCCACCCTGCTCGCGGTGTTCCTGGGCGCGCCCCCGGCATGGTTGCTGATCTGTGTGGGTCTGCTGCTGGCGTTGCTGGCCCTGGTCGCCCGCTGGTCCCCGGTGCGTTCGGGGGTCGTCGCCGCCTCGCTGGGCGTGACGGCTGTCGCGGTGTGGCCGCTACCGCTGATGTGGGAGACGGCGTCGTGGCTGGAGGTCTGCGCGGCGGCGGCGTTCTGGGCGGTGCCCGCGCTCGGGGCCCTGGCGGCCGGGGGACATCTGCGCCGTCAGGCGAGCCGGATGCGCCAGGCCGTCCGGGACGGCCGGCGCGACCAGCAGCTGGAACTCGCCCGGGATCTGCACGACTTCGTGGCGCACGACGTGAGCGCCATCGTGGTGCAGGCTCAGGCGGCCAGGTTCGTGGCGGACAAGGACCCCGAGCAGGCGGTCCGCGCGCTGGAGCGGATCGAGGCGGCGGGGCTCGGCGCGCTCGCCTCGATGGACCGGACGGTGCACGCGCTGCGGGAGGCGGCCGGTGCGCGGTCCGTCTCGGTTCCGGGGACCTCGGAGCTTCCGGAGCTGGTGGAGCGGTTCGAGGGCGGGGTGCTGGAGGCCGATACGACGGCGGCCGGGGAGTTGTCGCGGGAGGCGGACACCACCGCCTACCGGGTGGCCGTGGAGGCATTGACGAACGTACGCCGGCACGCGCCCGGGGCGGCGATCGTACGGGTGCGCCTGCACCGGGTCACGGAGGGGATCGAGCTGAGCGTGGCCAACTCCGCGCCGGCCCGGGGCGCGGGCGGACTGCGGGGACTGGGACTGCGGCGGCGGAGCGGAACCGGGCTGGCCGGTCTGCGCGGCAGGGTGGAGGCGGCGGGCGGGACGCTGCGGGCCGGCGCGAGCGCCGACGGCGGGTGGCGGGTTCGCGCCGTCTTCCCGGCGCGGGGGCGCACCCTCGGGTGATCATGGCGGCGTGACCACACGCATCCTGATAGCCGATGACCAAGAGGACATCCGCAGCGGTTTCCGGCTGATCCTCGATTCGCAGCCGGACATGACCGTGGTGGGGGAGGCCGCGGACGGGGAGAGCGCCGTGGCACTGGCGCGGGAGCTACGGCCCGATGTGGTGCTGGCGGACATCCGGATGCCGCGGCTCGACGGGCTGGAGGTGACCCGGCTGCTGGCGCCGCAGACGCGGGTGGTGGTGGTGACCACCTTCGATCTGGACGAGTACGTGCACACCGCGCTGCGCAACGGCGCCTGCGGCTTTCTGCTGAAGCGGTCCGGGCCGGCTCTGCTGATCGAGGGGGTGCGGGCGGCGATGGCGGGGGACACACTGATCAGTCCGCAGATCACGGTGCGGCTGCTCAGTCGGCTGACGCAGGCGGGGCCGGTCGCCCGGCCCGCGGCGCGTCCACTGACGGAGCGGGAGGTGGACATCGTGCGCCTGGTGGCACGAGGGCTCACCAACGCCGAGATCGGCGCGGAACTGTTCATCAGCCCAGGGACGGCCAAGACCCACATCGCGAACGTCCAGGCCAAGCTGGGGGCCCGCAACCGGGTGGGAATCGCCGCCTGGGCCTGGGAGCACGGCATCGCCAAAGCGGAGCCGGAGGCTGAGGACACCCCGTAGGCCCTCGTCATGTTTCACGTGAAACAACGTTGCGGGTGAGCGGCCAGGCGAGCAGGCCGACGGAGAGCGCGATGGCGTGGCCGAGGTCCGTGAAGGTGCCGCCGGTGACCAGCGGGATCCCGAAGAAGGCGACCGCTCCGGCCAGGTAGAGCCATCTCCAGGGGCCGGGGAGCCGATAGGTGAGGACGCCGATGGAGGCCGCGAGCCCGTAGCTGACGCCGATGTCGACGACGTGGGTCATGCTGTGCGGGGCCCGGTGGTCCTGGATGGCCGTCAGGAGGATCTTCTGGCTGGCCAGGGTGGCGACGATGTGGGCGGTCGCGACGATCAGGAGCCAGCGCAGGGTGCCGAGCCAGCGTTCGACGGGGGCGTGGAACAGCTCGAAGAGCGCGGCGTAGAGAGCGAGAGAGGCCGGGTTCGCGATCCAGAAGGCACTGCTGACGAGTGCCCGGACGGGGTATTTGACGAGCTGGTTGATGTTGCTGCTGTTGCGGTGGAGCAGGACGTTGTCGACCCGGTCGGGTGCGATGGCGACGATGATGCTGGTGACGGCGATGATCAACAGCCAGATGTGCGTTCCGGGCGAGGTGCGTATCCAGGACCGCAGTGGCCTGGACGGCTCCGGCTCGGTGTGCGCGACCATGCACCGATGATGCCGCGCGAACCTGTGCCCCGCCTGGCCGGTGGGCCGGGCGGGGCACAGGTTCGTGCGGGCTGCGGCGGGACTTACTCCTCGCCCGCCAGGGTGAGGCGGCGGAGCTTCTGGCCCGCGTAGACGGTGGCGCCGACGGTGACCGCGCAGAGCAGGATCACGGCGGTGGGAAGGCCGACGGTGGCGTCGACGTACCCGTTCCCGGCCACCTTCTCGGCGACGGACAGCGCCCACTGCTGGACGCTGAGGGTCTTGGCTCCGGAGACCAGGCTGCCGAAGAGCGACTCCCAGATCAGGGCGTAGACCAGGCCGAAGACGACCGCGTGCCGGCTGACGGTGCCGAGCAGCAGGAACAGTGCGCTGTAGGCGATCGAGGCCACGAGGGCGGCGATCGTGTAGGCGACGGCGATCTGCTGGCCGTTGCCGTTGAGGATGAATCCGGCGATCAGGGTGGGGATCGCGGAGAAGACCATCGTGACGGCGATGGCCACGATCAGCTTGGTCATGATGATCGTCGGACGCTTCACCGGCTTGGCGAGCAGGTAGACGATGGAGCCGTCGTCGATCTCGGGCCCGATGGCTCCGGTGCCGGCGATGACACCGATCAGCGGAACCATGGTGGCGAGGGCGAAGCCCCCGAGGAGGTCGGCGGCGACCTTGTCGTCCAGGCCGACGAAGACACGGACGACGAGGGAGATCACGATCAGCAGGGCGGGCAGCGCGAAGAGGATCAGCGCGCGGCGCCGGCCGAGCAGGGCCCGGTAGGTGAGCCGGGCAACGGTGGGTTCGTACATGGGTGCCAGCTCCTTTCAGGCCGCGACGAGGTAGGAGAAGACCGACTCGAGGGACTCGTCGGAGGGCGAGACCGTCAGCAGCCGGATGCCGTGGTTCCGGGCCACACGGGGCAGCAGCTCGGTGAAGCGGCCGAAGTCGACGGCCTGGATGCGCAGCGCGCCTTCCTTGAGGTCGACCTCGATGCCGGCGGTGGAGGGGTCGGCGATCAGGGCCGCGGCGAGGGCCCGGTCGTCGGAGGAGCGGATGAGGTAGCGGTGCGGGCGGTCCGTCATCAGGCGGCGGATCTTGCGGAAGTCGCCGGACGCGGCGTGCCGGCCGGCCACGACCACCTCGATGTGCGAGGCGAGCTGCTCGACCTCCTCCAGGATGTGGGAGGAGAACAGGACGGTGCGTCCCTCGTCGCCCATGCGCCGCAACAGGTCCATGAGCTGCATGCGCTGGCGCGGGTCCATGCCGTTGAACGGCTCGTCGAGGAGCAGTACGGACGGGTTGTGGACGAGGGCCGAGGCCATCTTCACGCGCTGTCGCATGCCCTTGGAGTACGTGGAGATCTTGCGGTCCTGGGCGTACTCCATCTCGACGGTGGCGAGCGCCCGCTGGGCTGCCGCGTCGTCGAGGCCGTGGAGTTCGGCGTTGGCGACGACGAACTCCCGGCCGGTGAGGAAGTCGTACATGGCCTCGCGCTCGGGCACGACGCCGATCTGCTTGTAGACCTGCTCGTTCTGCCAGATCGGTGCGCCGTCGAGGGTGACGGTGCCCGTGGAGGGAGCGAGGAAGCCGCCCATCATGTTGATGAGGGTGGACTTTCCGGCGCCGTTGGGACCCAGCAGCCCGGTGACGCCGGGGCCGATGCTCATGGTCACGTCGTTGACGGCGACGACGTTCCCGAACCAGCGGGAGGTGTGGTCGATGTCGATGGTGGTCACAGCCCGGCCTTCCGGTAGCGGGCCATCAGGGCGGCGTACGAGCCGACGATGAGGCCGAGGGCGACGATCAGGTAGACGACG encodes:
- a CDS encoding sensor histidine kinase produces the protein MTVRLRAAYAPLLALAGVATLLAVFLGAPPAWLLICVGLLLALLALVARWSPVRSGVVAASLGVTAVAVWPLPLMWETASWLEVCAAAAFWAVPALGALAAGGHLRRQASRMRQAVRDGRRDQQLELARDLHDFVAHDVSAIVVQAQAARFVADKDPEQAVRALERIEAAGLGALASMDRTVHALREAAGARSVSVPGTSELPELVERFEGGVLEADTTAAGELSREADTTAYRVAVEALTNVRRHAPGAAIVRVRLHRVTEGIELSVANSAPARGAGGLRGLGLRRRSGTGLAGLRGRVEAAGGTLRAGASADGGWRVRAVFPARGRTLG
- a CDS encoding response regulator, which gives rise to MTTRILIADDQEDIRSGFRLILDSQPDMTVVGEAADGESAVALARELRPDVVLADIRMPRLDGLEVTRLLAPQTRVVVVTTFDLDEYVHTALRNGACGFLLKRSGPALLIEGVRAAMAGDTLISPQITVRLLSRLTQAGPVARPAARPLTEREVDIVRLVARGLTNAEIGAELFISPGTAKTHIANVQAKLGARNRVGIAAWAWEHGIAKAEPEAEDTP
- a CDS encoding rhomboid-like protein, with product MVAHTEPEPSRPLRSWIRTSPGTHIWLLIIAVTSIIVAIAPDRVDNVLLHRNSSNINQLVKYPVRALVSSAFWIANPASLALYAALFELFHAPVERWLGTLRWLLIVATAHIVATLASQKILLTAIQDHRAPHSMTHVVDIGVSYGLAASIGVLTYRLPGPWRWLYLAGAVAFFGIPLVTGGTFTDLGHAIALSVGLLAWPLTRNVVSRET
- a CDS encoding ABC transporter permease, which translates into the protein MYEPTVARLTYRALLGRRRALILFALPALLIVISLVVRVFVGLDDKVAADLLGGFALATMVPLIGVIAGTGAIGPEIDDGSIVYLLAKPVKRPTIIMTKLIVAIAVTMVFSAIPTLIAGFILNGNGQQIAVAYTIAALVASIAYSALFLLLGTVSRHAVVFGLVYALIWESLFGSLVSGAKTLSVQQWALSVAEKVAGNGYVDATVGLPTAVILLCAVTVGATVYAGQKLRRLTLAGEE
- a CDS encoding ABC transporter ATP-binding protein encodes the protein MTTIDIDHTSRWFGNVVAVNDVTMSIGPGVTGLLGPNGAGKSTLINMMGGFLAPSTGTVTLDGAPIWQNEQVYKQIGVVPEREAMYDFLTGREFVVANAELHGLDDAAAQRALATVEMEYAQDRKISTYSKGMRQRVKMASALVHNPSVLLLDEPFNGMDPRQRMQLMDLLRRMGDEGRTVLFSSHILEEVEQLASHIEVVVAGRHAASGDFRKIRRLMTDRPHRYLIRSSDDRALAAALIADPSTAGIEVDLKEGALRIQAVDFGRFTELLPRVARNHGIRLLTVSPSDESLESVFSYLVAA